Below is a window of Candidatus Acidiferrales bacterium DNA.
GGCAGAGTATTTTGAACAATCCGTCACAATGTTAATGAAGGATTAATTCTGTGTAAATTCGCTGCTGCGGAAGCTGGCGTGCCGGCTGAATTTTGAAGCGACGGCCTGTTTTCTAGGTTAGAATGCGGCTCGTGACTGCCGCAGGAAATCCAGTACTGGCAATTTATCCGGGGTCGTTCGACCCTGTCACCAACGGACATCTTGATTTGATCGGCCGGGGTGCGAAGATCTTCGACCGCCTGACCGTCGCCATTCTTCGCAATATGGAGAAGGACCCACTGTTCACGGTAAGTGAGCGGCTGGAAATGCTGCGGGAAGTGACGCGACCGTGGCCGAATGTCGAAGTGGATGTGTTCGAAGGACTGCTGATGGATTACGCGAGGCGAAAAAATGCTCATGTCGTGCTGCGTGGCATTCGCGCCGTTTCGGACTATGAATATGAGTTGCAGATGGCGCTGATGAACCGCAAGCTGGAGCCGAAAATCGAAACTGTTTTCATGATGCCCGCGGAAGCGTACAGCTATTTGAGCTCGCGGCTTGTACGCGAAATCGCGCGGCTCGGCGGGTCAGTGAAGGATCTGGTGCCGCAAGTTGTGGAAGAGCGTCTGAAAGCCAAGGTAATCTGAGTTCGAACCGGGAGCGTGGAAATGGAGCTATCGGAGCGTGTAAAGCGCATTGAACCTTCGGCGACACTGGCCGTCTTGAACGAAAAAGAGAAGCTCGTAGCACGTGGAATCGACGTAGCCGACTTTGGGCCGGGCGAGCCGGATTTTCCGACGCCCGAACACGTCAAACGCGCCGCCATTCGCGCCATCGAGGAAAACAAGACGAAATACACGGCCGCGGGCGGCATCATGCCTCTGCGGGAGGCGGCCGTGGAATGGCACGCGAAATATCTGGGCACAAGTTACGGCGCGAGACAATGCGTTATCAACGTTGGAGGAAAGCACTCGCTCTTCAACGTGATTCACGCGCTGATCAATCCGGGAGATGAGGTCTTGATCCTCGCACCATACTGGGTGAGCTATCCAGACATGGTGAAATGTGCGGATGGGACTCCGGTCATTGTGGAAACGGATGCCAAGGAAGGATTTATCGCACGCGCGGCGATGATCGAAAAGGCGATCACGCCGAGAACGAAAATCCTGATCATCAATTCGCCATCGAATCCAACGGGCGCAGTAATTCCCGAGGATGAATTCGCAAAAATTCTCGAAGTGGCAAAGAAGCACAACGTCGCGCTGCTCTCCGACGAGTGCTATTCGCACTTTGTCTATGGAAAGGCGCGGCCTTTTTCGATCGCGAGCTTGCCTGGGGCAAAAGACCACGTGATTATTTCCGGCTCGCTTTCGAAGACTTTTGCGATGACTGGATGGCGCATGGGCTACACACTTGCCCCGCAGTCAGTTGCGGATGCAGTGCTGAAACTGCAGAGCCAGTCAACTTCGAACCCCACATCGATCGCGCAGTACGCGGCGCTTGAAGCGCTGCGTGGCGGGATGGAAAGCACGGATAAAATGATTGCCGAGTTCGCAAAGCGGCGCGCGAGAATCATCGCCGGCTTGCGAGAGATTCCTGGCGTGACCTGCCACGAGCCGGATGGCAGCTTCTATGTGTTTCCGAACGTGGCTGCGGCAGCCTCGGGGATGAACACGGTAAAACTGGCGAAAGAACTGCTCGAGCAAGCGCACGTCGCCGTGATTCCAGGCGATGCGTTCGGAGCACCCGGCTACCTCCGGATCTCTTACGCAACTTCGATGGAAACGATCGAAGAAGGCTTGCGGCGGCTCAATATTTTTTTTCGCGCCCAGACGGCAGCGGTGAGTTCCGCGGCGAACCACGGATAATCGCGTGGCGCTGCGGCCGGTTCGGCTCGAACCGATATTTGTTCCGCGCATTTGGGGGGCGCGAAATCTCGCGCCTCTTTTTCCAGAGATGAAATCCCTCCGCGAGCCGATCGGAGAAGTGTGGCTGACGGGAAATGAGTGCCGATTCGCTGGCGGACCGTTTGCGGGCCAGAAGCTTGGCGAGACTTGGCCACAGATGAGCGAGGAATGGGCGGGAGAAAATGCGCGGCGTGACAAGCCTTTCCCTGTGCTGGTGAAATTCCTTTTCCCGGAAGACAAACTTTCTGTCCAGGTCCATCCAGATGATGAATACGCTGCGAAAAACGAAGCAGCGGCAGGCGGAGTCGGAAAAACGGAAATGTGGTACGTGATTTCGGCGCGGCCTGGCGCGGAAGTGCGCGTCGGTTTGCGCGAATCGACGACGCGCGGAGGGTTTCGCCGGGCAATTGCAGAGGGAAATGCGGAGGAGCATGTCGAACGAGTTGCGGTGCAAGCGGGCGATGCGATTTTTGTGCCGGCTGGTACTGTGCACACGATCGGCCCGGGAATGATTCTTTGTGAGGTCCAGGAGAACTCGGACTTAACCTATCGGGTCTATGATTACAACCGACGAACAGTGGAAGGAAAACTGCGCGAACTGCACGTTGAGAAAGCCATGGACGTGATTCGCTTCGGCAAGCAGCAAAGCGGCAAAGTGGGGCAAGAGTTACGCGAAGATTCTTCTTCTGGAATCACGATTCTCGCAGATTGTCCGTACTTTAGCGTCGTGAAGCACACTATCAGCGAGTCGCGATACTTGGTTAAACCTAAGGGGCGCCTTGAAATCATTGTAATTCTTGAAGGGCGCGGCGAGCTATGCACGAACTTGAATGACGAGCGCGTCGAATACGGACCAGCGGAAGCATGGGTCATTCCTGCGGCAGTCAGGGATTGCATCTATGATCCGCAAAAGACGACGACGCTGCTATCAATCGCAGCTCCTTAGTAAGTTCGATGGTTGCGGGACAATTTTGAAATGACGAAAAGCAAAAATACCAATGTGTGTGCGGTGCTTCTGGCTGGAGGGCGTGGAACACGGTTCTGGCCGCGAAGCCGCACGCGCTCGCCGAAGCAATTGCTCGACATTGTGAGCACGAAGACTATGCTGCGCGAGACGGCCGATCGCGTGGCACCGCTCTTCAAGCCGAATCAGCTGTGGGCGGTTACAAACGCTGAGCAAATTGCTGCGGTTCGGTGCGAATTGCCCCGTGTGCCAGGCAGCCAGATTTTGGCCGAGCCAGTTGGGCGGAATACTGCGGCAGCGATTGGTCTGGCTGCGATTCACATCGCGCATGCCGGTGGCGACGCGATCATGGCTGTGTTGCCGGCGGATCATTACGTCGCGAACGCGGCACGCTATCGCAAGATTGTCCGCGCGGCGATGGAGATCGCGAGAAAACAAGGAAACTTGGTCGTGCTGGGAATTCCGCCGACACGGCCGGAAACAGGATTTGGGTACATCGAGCGAACGGACGCAGCGGAGCGAGCGCGGGGATTTTCAGTGCACCGGGTGAGGCGATTCACGGAAAAACCACAATTCGAGATCGCAGAAAAGTACGTGAAATCCGGACGATATTTCTGGAATGCGGGAATGTTTTTCTGGCGCGTCTCGACATTTTTCGAATGCTTGCGAAAATATTTGCCGAAGGCATGGAGCGCCCTGGGAGAGCTGCAGCAATCCATCGGTACGCCGAACTATTCGCGCGCACTCAAGAAAATCTATCCGCGGCTTGAGAATATTTCCGTGGATTACGCCATCATGGAGCTTGCGACAAGGCGTGGAAGCACGGAAAGCGTATACGTGCTGCCCGCTGCGAAAATCGGCTGGAGTGACATCGGCTCGTGGGCTGCGGTTTACGAGCTTCTGGTGCAAAGAAAAGAAGCAAATGTCGCGGCAGGGGATTCCTATACGCTGGATGCCAGTGGAAACTTCTTGTGGAGTCCGAAGAAATTTGTCGCTGCAATCGGTGTGCGGAATTTAATTGTAGTAGAAACTGCTGACGCGTTGCTCGTTTGCCCTCGCGAACGCGCTCAGGACGTGGGCAAAGCGGTGAAATGGCTCGAAGAAAAGCGCCGCGACGAGCTCCTGTAGTCTGCCCGGCTGAGTCGTCGCTCTGTATTTCCTGTGTAGCTTGCCTGCCTTTGCGGCGTCTTTTCGGTCACGCGCGTATCGCATATACTTCTGAACCGTGACGAAAATCCACTTTGGAACCGACGGCTGGCGCGGCGTCATCGCCGAGGATTTTACGGCGGCGAATGTACGCAAAGTGGCGGCAGCGATCGCTCGCTACGTGGTGCGCGCCGAGAAATCGCGGAATGGCGTGATCGTGGGATATGACACGCGATTTGGCGGACCGATGTTCGCGCGCGCGGCTGCGGAAGCGGTATCCGCCGCAGGAATCCCCGTTTGGCTTTCCGATGAGCCATGCCCGACACCGGCCGTGTCGCTGCTCGTGAGGCAGCGCAACGCTGCGGGCGGAGTCATGATCACGGCGAGCCATAATCCCGCGAAATGGAGCGGCGTCAAATACAAGGCCAGCTACGGAAGCTCTGCACTTCCAGGAATTGTCGCGGAGATTGAA
It encodes the following:
- a CDS encoding mannose-1-phosphate guanylyltransferase is translated as MTKSKNTNVCAVLLAGGRGTRFWPRSRTRSPKQLLDIVSTKTMLRETADRVAPLFKPNQLWAVTNAEQIAAVRCELPRVPGSQILAEPVGRNTAAAIGLAAIHIAHAGGDAIMAVLPADHYVANAARYRKIVRAAMEIARKQGNLVVLGIPPTRPETGFGYIERTDAAERARGFSVHRVRRFTEKPQFEIAEKYVKSGRYFWNAGMFFWRVSTFFECLRKYLPKAWSALGELQQSIGTPNYSRALKKIYPRLENISVDYAIMELATRRGSTESVYVLPAAKIGWSDIGSWAAVYELLVQRKEANVAAGDSYTLDASGNFLWSPKKFVAAIGVRNLIVVETADALLVCPRERAQDVGKAVKWLEEKRRDELL
- a CDS encoding pyridoxal phosphate-dependent aminotransferase; this translates as MELSERVKRIEPSATLAVLNEKEKLVARGIDVADFGPGEPDFPTPEHVKRAAIRAIEENKTKYTAAGGIMPLREAAVEWHAKYLGTSYGARQCVINVGGKHSLFNVIHALINPGDEVLILAPYWVSYPDMVKCADGTPVIVETDAKEGFIARAAMIEKAITPRTKILIINSPSNPTGAVIPEDEFAKILEVAKKHNVALLSDECYSHFVYGKARPFSIASLPGAKDHVIISGSLSKTFAMTGWRMGYTLAPQSVADAVLKLQSQSTSNPTSIAQYAALEALRGGMESTDKMIAEFAKRRARIIAGLREIPGVTCHEPDGSFYVFPNVAAAASGMNTVKLAKELLEQAHVAVIPGDAFGAPGYLRISYATSMETIEEGLRRLNIFFRAQTAAVSSAANHG
- a CDS encoding type I phosphomannose isomerase catalytic subunit; this translates as MALRPVRLEPIFVPRIWGARNLAPLFPEMKSLREPIGEVWLTGNECRFAGGPFAGQKLGETWPQMSEEWAGENARRDKPFPVLVKFLFPEDKLSVQVHPDDEYAAKNEAAAGGVGKTEMWYVISARPGAEVRVGLRESTTRGGFRRAIAEGNAEEHVERVAVQAGDAIFVPAGTVHTIGPGMILCEVQENSDLTYRVYDYNRRTVEGKLRELHVEKAMDVIRFGKQQSGKVGQELREDSSSGITILADCPYFSVVKHTISESRYLVKPKGRLEIIVILEGRGELCTNLNDERVEYGPAEAWVIPAAVRDCIYDPQKTTTLLSIAAP
- the coaD gene encoding pantetheine-phosphate adenylyltransferase, yielding MRLVTAAGNPVLAIYPGSFDPVTNGHLDLIGRGAKIFDRLTVAILRNMEKDPLFTVSERLEMLREVTRPWPNVEVDVFEGLLMDYARRKNAHVVLRGIRAVSDYEYELQMALMNRKLEPKIETVFMMPAEAYSYLSSRLVREIARLGGSVKDLVPQVVEERLKAKVI